GAAATGAACTCCATTACACTCGACTTAAATACACACGATATTATCATACCGATGACTTCTGTTTTATTTGTGAAAGAGGAATTCTAAAGCACTCATCAAAGAGTGCTTTATCCTTTCGCATTCCCCAAGCCGCGCCCGATAAAATTCGCCGATACGGGTTTTTTTCCAAGTTCTCTTGCCCACACGGATATTTGCCCGATGTGGTGAATTTCATGTGCAATGGTATGGCGCATGATTTCTCCCCAAGTGTATCTCTCTTCCCACTCAATCCCTTCTACATCCGGGACGACATTGTCTTCATAGCGGTCTTCCCAATTCTGTACGAACGCCGAAACCTCCTGATGGAAGACAGCATCAAGTTCCCGGACCCTTTCCAACGTATTGTACTCCTCGAATTTCTCCTGAAAATCCGGCTTGCCATGCATGATGCGGATCCAGCTCCACTCTACATCAATAATATGAAAAAGAGTTTCCAAGATGCCGCCCAC
This region of Falsibacillus pallidus genomic DNA includes:
- a CDS encoding DinB family protein codes for the protein MKELFLYNWQVRHDWYQWCEGVPEEELLKKRTGGVGGILETLFHIIDVEWSWIRIMHGKPDFQEKFEEYNTLERVRELDAVFHQEVSAFVQNWEDRYEDNVVPDVEGIEWEERYTWGEIMRHTIAHEIHHIGQISVWARELGKKPVSANFIGRGLGNAKG
- a CDS encoding LSM domain-containing protein — encoded protein: MKLNSLIKENITVKFVNGETITGELSYVDPEMNSITLDLNTHDIIIPMTSVLFVKEEF